DNA sequence from the Siniperca chuatsi isolate FFG_IHB_CAS linkage group LG3, ASM2008510v1, whole genome shotgun sequence genome:
CATCCTGAGCCATTCCAGATTTACGGAGGACTTCTTTTTCCAGCCACAGGGAGGCCCCTGCGGGCCCTGTGGAGTCAAACCTAAGGTCAGTGTCACAACTAAATTCCTGAATGTGGAAATGTCTTTGTCTGATTTTTCTTTGAGCACTAGAGGTCAGTATGTTTGTGGTATCAGTTTCAAGTGTGTGACACACCCAGAGAGCCCCACTGTCTAACTGTGCACACGCATGTGTGCACCAAGACGCATGCTGCAAGttcttacacacacacccactcaaaCATACATAcgcacacatccacacacacaaggtcAAGCAGCTGTCTTGGAGTCATAACCAGACTGTGGAGTCATGCTGGGGAACCTTGAACAGGAAGGAATGTTCTCTTCTCAGCTAATGGAATACCATCTTATCAGCTCTCATGgttattctgtacacacacacacacacacacacacacatctataaaCACcactatacatttaaaaaaagactaccCTAATCCTTTAATCACTCATGACATTTTATTCTGCTATTTAGggatttccattttgtttttgtggagtGAAGGAGTGAATTGAAAATCTCTGTATTTTATCAAAATTTGTCCCTTGGTTCAACCTTTGGACTGCCTCTCTGAAGTGAAATCAGGTCTGAGATACTCTATGGTGATACTAGTAATAAAAAGCCTTTGGTCTTGTTCTTGAAAGCACAGCAACTGTGAAATGCTGATTTAATGAACAACCAGTGCCTATAAAAGAGACTCTGAGCCATACACCAGGAGGAAACGTGCATTTAAAAGCTCAGTCTGCAACAACTTTTTATTCTGCTATCATATAGAATGTTCACTTTTCAAACTTTTCTACAGTCCTTACAGTGGTCTTGGATGAAACACAATTATTATGTAATACTTAAATGGAACTGGATGTAGGCTGCATACTCCTAATGATTTCTACCTTGTTGAACTATTGATGCAGGCAGGCATTGTGGATCCTTTCGAGCTGGTCCTTCAGCTGGAGAAACAAAGTCCAGGTTCAGCCACAGGGGGATGCTGCAGTACACGGTCTGCTGCCTGCTGCAAATGATGGTGGGAAGAGCTCTGAGAAATACAGGCCCAGCATCATACTGTGTATGCATAATAACAGTAGTTCAAATGTACTGACTTAATTATGCCTTATGCAATATCATTATGTTGTGTGtcctttttaacatttctaaTGAGATTTCAGCAATTGAAATGAATCCTTACTTACACATAAACATGTCTTATTGATGATCTGTGCACATTTCCCAGTCATTCTCCTCCACTGGAAACAGAAAATGCTATGATAATGCaatgaatttaatttattcaaataataaaCCAGGTCTCTCTCGTAAAAGAGATTTTTGgggcttaaaaaaataaataaaaataatgttgcaTAAATATCATTACTTTCGCTTTGTATCAAGGCAAGATCCAAATACCCAAAAATTCAAAACTTGTACATAAGTACGTTGAATAGTATTGGACACTTCAAAATACTTAGAAGTCTTATAAGTctaatattttttccatttgtctgCAATCTTGGACATCTGAATTTCATGTCCATGTCATTCACACCTTCATCAGGACTTTTCCCCCTTTGCCTTAACAAACGACAGTACTTCTGTTGCAATACCTCTAATTATAATTGATTTGTTTAGGAAGTATATTCACAGGTTTTGCAGTAGTGTGAGCTTCGCAACAGTGTTCTAACTAATATCAGCATTATTATGTTAattatagtttttttctgttatagGACAATAGATATTGTCAATCAattgaaagttttattttcatatttgcacACATCATATTAAGGGTTCTCTACATCAGCATGAGGTGCTTTTAAGCCAAGAACAAGTCTGCGAAAGAATGGAAGGTGCATAGTTGATTTGAAATAGGTCTTATAGTACTGGTCACTGAATAGCCACCCACTCTGAAACTATATACTGTAGGCAATGGCTCCCAATCTGGGAGTCAAGACACCCCATGGGGTCTTAAGATAAAGCTGAGGGAtcaaaagaaggagaaagaaaaaaaatatctatatttCCGTTAAACTACTAGTTACTCTGGTTCTCTTCTATGGTAtacttcaaataaaacaatctgagaaggaaaaagTATTCTTTGCTTGAACTGCCTGTAACTCACATCCACATTACAGCCCTAAGCTGTGATGGAAGGTCACAAGTAGATAGTGCTTCATCTTAAGGGATCACTTGTCAAaaggtttgggaaccactgctgtatgAGACATAGTTCTGCATCACTGTGGGGGGATTTAGGCACATCAGCAGGCCCTTATATAAACagtgtaatgcaatacaaacacatacaaaaacattaagTAGGCCTACCTCAAAATGACCATGTAGTCTAATCAACACCTCTGACAGTCTCAATATAAATGGAACATTAAAAAGTAGCATTTATTTCagttgtattgcattatattgtgcAGGTGTTCATGTTACTGTGTCCGTCTTTATTGATATGTcaattttttaacaaatacattttaatcatGTACATCGGTTATCTCCTGTAGTAGcatgtatgttaaaaaaaagtcacgAGTAgagtcctgtctgtctcttaacATGAGGTGCACTTGTTTTGGAATTTGATTCGCCAAGGAGGCTTCGGACGCACCGCCTCCCGGTCAGCGGCCCCTCCTGATTGGTCGCCACCGTCGCCTGTCTCGGGGACTTCAGGGGAGGCACGAGTTGGCCCATAAGCCTGCGCTCGCGAGTCATCAGTGTCGGACACGTAGTGGGAACGAGCAGGTCCCGATGCACAAGTCACGGCCACCCTCAGCGGAGATGAAGGCGGACTCCGACTGGCTCTGatttttaaaagcctttttcaTTCAGGAGGTTGGTTGCCAATGGTTATCAATATGGCAGAGCCGTTATCCCAAGCACCCACCGCTGCAAAAATGGCGTCACTTAACCGGGTCCGAGCTTTGGCGATGATTTTCTTAACTGTCACTGGTTGTTGTGTCACCCCGACAAGTGGCAAGGAAGGGTCCGAGGAGACCGTCATCATAGGGCTCAGACTGGAGGACACGGACGACATTTCCTTCATGGATAGGGGCTACCTGCGGGTGAGTGAGCGGTCTCGGGTGAAATTAAGGGTGTACGGGCAGAACATCAACAACGAGACCTGGTCCAAAATTGCATTCACGGAACATGAGCGGAGCCGGACGGTAGGGAGCCTTGACAGCTCCTCGGGGGATAACCAGAGCCAAGAGGACTCGTCCAGCTTGCATCCCTGCGGTATTAGGACTTCGGATATAATTATATTGCCCAACATCATCCTGAATCGAAAGACGTCCGGAATAGTTGAAATTGAGGTCAAACCTCTGCGAAAGACTGAGAGGAGTAAAGCGTATTACCTTTGCATCGCCACCGCGACACCGCCCGTGGCCGGGATGCACGACCCGTGGACGGAGAACACCTGGATCTACCACGATGGTGATGACACCAAAGTGATAGTGGTAGAGGAGAAAAGGTTTCTGTTGCCTTTCTGGCTCCAGGTCATCTTCATCTCCATGTTGCTTTGCCTGTCGGGCATGTTCAGCGGGTTGAACCTGGGGCTCATGGCTCTGGACCCCATGGAGCTCCAGATAGTCCAGAACTGCGGCACGGAAAAGGAAAAGAATTACGCCAAAAAAATAGAGCCGGTCAGGAGCCAAGGGAATTACTTGCTTTGCTCGCTTCTGCTCGGGAACGTGTTGGTGAA
Encoded proteins:
- the cnnm2b gene encoding metal transporter CNNM2 isoform X3, producing the protein MVINMAEPLSQAPTAAKMASLNRVRALAMIFLTVTGCCVTPTSGKEGSEETVIIGLRLEDTDDISFMDRGYLRVSERSRVKLRVYGQNINNETWSKIAFTEHERSRTVGSLDSSSGDNQSQEDSSSLHPCGIRTSDIIILPNIILNRKTSGIVEIEVKPLRKTERSKAYYLCIATATPPVAGMHDPWTENTWIYHDGDDTKVIVVEEKRFLLPFWLQVIFISMLLCLSGMFSGLNLGLMALDPMELQIVQNCGTEKEKNYAKKIEPVRSQGNYLLCSLLLGNVLVNTTLTILLDDIAGSGLIAVVMSTIGIVIFGEIVPQAICSRHGLAVGANTIFLTKFFMLLTFPASYPVSKLLDYLLGQEIGTVYNREKLLEMLRVTDPYNDLVKEELNIIQGALELRTKTVEDVMTPLRDCFMIPGDAILDFNTMSEIMKSGYTRIPVYEGERSNIVDLLFVKDLAFVDPDDCTPLKTITKFYSHPLHFVFNDTKLDAMLEEFKKGIVLHTLGLSSLGNAGHLPNLNMGVRRGIGT